A genomic stretch from Falco naumanni isolate bFalNau1 chromosome 8, bFalNau1.pat, whole genome shotgun sequence includes:
- the GPR1 gene encoding G-protein coupled receptor 1 has product MTFEDFENYSYFYDLSEEDESPQSSLSIAHMISLSFYSVAFLLGVPGNAIVIWFMGFKWDKSVSTLWFLNLAIADFIFVLFLPLYITYVAMGFHWPFGKWLCKMNSFIALLNMFASVFFLTFISLDRYIRLVHPVFSYKYRTVRNTLILSGIIWMSAAIIGGPALYFRDTATVLNNVTICYNNFHVHDRELIVLTHHILIWVRLAFGYLFPLVTMVICYSLLIVKVKRRTVLTSSRLFWTIIAVVVAFFVCWTPYHIFSIVELSAHHDENLHGLLQDGIPLSTGLGFINSCLNPILYVLISKRFQAQVKTTVSEVLKLALWEVSRSGTVSEQLWSSDNTHAPVHYCETAQ; this is encoded by the coding sequence ATGACATTTGAAGATTTTGAGAACTACTCTTACTTCTACGACTTGTCTGAGGAAGATGAATCACCCCAGTCCTCCCTCAGCATTGCCCATAtgatttccctttccttttacAGTGTGGCATTTCTGCTGGGAGTGCCAGGTAATGCCATAGTCATCTGGTTTATGGGCTTTAAGTGGGATAAATCTGTTTCCACACTCTGGTTCCTCAATCTGGCCATTgcagatttcatttttgttctcttcctgCCCCTCTATATTACGTATGTGGCAATGGGCTTCCACTGGCCTTTTGGGAAGTGGCTGTGTAAAATGAACTCGTTCATTGCACTACTTAATATGTTTGCCAGCGTTTTCTTCCTGACATTCATCAGCCTTGACCGCTACATCCGCCTAGTCCACCCAGTCTTCTCCTACAAGTATCGGACTGTAAGGAACACCCTCATTCTTAGTGGGATCATTTGGATGTCAGCTGCAATTATTGGTGGTCCTGCCTTATACTTTAGAGACACAGCTACAGTTCTCAACAATGTCACCATTTGCTACAACAATTTCCATGTGCATGACAGAGAACTTATAGTGCTGACCCATCACATTCTCATTTGGGTGAGGCTTGCGTTCGGTTACCTCTTTCCTCTAGTGACTATGGTCATTTGCTACTCGTTGCTGATTGTCAAAGTGAAAAGAAGAACTGTATTGACTTCCAGCAGGCTTTTCTGGACCATCATTGCTGTAGTTgtagctttttttgtgtgctggaCACCGTATCACATATTCAGCATTGTGGAGCTCTCTGCTCACCATGATGAAAACTTGCATGGCTTACTGCAGGATGGCATTCCCCTCTCCACTGGCCTTGGTTTTATCAACAGTTGCCTGAATCCTATCCTCTATGTTCTGATAAGCAAAAGGTTCCAGGCCCAGGTCAAGACAACAGTCTCTGAGGTGCTAAAACTGGCACTGTGGGAGGTGAGCCGCTCAGGGACTGTCAGCGAGCAGTTGTGGAGCTCCGACAACACCCATGCGCCCGTGCACTATTGTGAAACCGCTCAGTGA
- the EEF1B2 gene encoding elongation factor 1-beta isoform X2, giving the protein MGFGDLKSAAGLRVLNDFLADRSYIEGLPGVKKALGKYGPADVEDTTGAATESKDDDDIDLFGSDDEEESEEAKKLREERLAQYESKKSKKPAVVAKSSILLDVKPWDDETDMAKLEECVRSIQADGLVWGSSKLVPVGYGIKKLQIQCVVEDDKVGTDMLEERITAFEDYVQSMDVAAFNKI; this is encoded by the exons ATGGGCTTCGGGGACCTTAAGTCCGCCGCCGGCCTCCGGGTCCTCAATGATTTCCTGGCTGACAGGAGCTATATCGAGGG cttgcCAGGAGTAAAGAAGGCTTTGGGGAAATACGGTCCTGCTGATGTTGAGGACACAACAGGTGcagccacagaaagcaaagatgatGATGACATTGATCTTTTTGGATCTGATGATGAGGAG GAAAGTGAAGAAGCAAAGAAACTGAGGGAAGAACGTCTGGCCCAATATGAATCAAAGAAGTCCAAAA AGCCAGCTGTGGTTGCCAAATCATCGATCTTGCTTGATGTGAAACCTTGGGATGATGAGACAGACATGGCCAAACTGGAGGAGTGTGTTCGAAGCATTCAAGCAGATGGCTTGGTCTGGGGATCTT ccaagCTAGTACCGGTTGGGTATGGTATCAAAAAGCTTCAGATTCAGTGTGTTGTTGAAGATGATAAAGTTGGAACAGATATGCTGGAAGAGAGAATAACAGCATTTGAAGATTATGTACAATCAATGGATGTAGCTGCTTTCAATAAGATTTAA
- the EEF1B2 gene encoding elongation factor 1-beta isoform X1, with amino-acid sequence MGFGDLKSAAGLRVLNDFLADRSYIEGYVPSQADIAVFEAIAAPPPADLFHALRWYNHIKSYEKQKASLPGVKKALGKYGPADVEDTTGAATESKDDDDIDLFGSDDEEESEEAKKLREERLAQYESKKSKKPAVVAKSSILLDVKPWDDETDMAKLEECVRSIQADGLVWGSSKLVPVGYGIKKLQIQCVVEDDKVGTDMLEERITAFEDYVQSMDVAAFNKI; translated from the exons ATGGGCTTCGGGGACCTTAAGTCCGCCGCCGGCCTCCGGGTCCTCAATGATTTCCTGGCTGACAGGAGCTATATCGAGGG GTACGTCCCTTCTCAGGCTGATATAGCAGTCTTTGAAGCAATCGCGGCCCCACCTCCTGCAGACTTGTTTCATGCTCTTCGGTGGTACAATCATATTAAGTCGTACgaaaagcaaaaggcaag cttgcCAGGAGTAAAGAAGGCTTTGGGGAAATACGGTCCTGCTGATGTTGAGGACACAACAGGTGcagccacagaaagcaaagatgatGATGACATTGATCTTTTTGGATCTGATGATGAGGAG GAAAGTGAAGAAGCAAAGAAACTGAGGGAAGAACGTCTGGCCCAATATGAATCAAAGAAGTCCAAAA AGCCAGCTGTGGTTGCCAAATCATCGATCTTGCTTGATGTGAAACCTTGGGATGATGAGACAGACATGGCCAAACTGGAGGAGTGTGTTCGAAGCATTCAAGCAGATGGCTTGGTCTGGGGATCTT ccaagCTAGTACCGGTTGGGTATGGTATCAAAAAGCTTCAGATTCAGTGTGTTGTTGAAGATGATAAAGTTGGAACAGATATGCTGGAAGAGAGAATAACAGCATTTGAAGATTATGTACAATCAATGGATGTAGCTGCTTTCAATAAGATTTAA